Genomic segment of Camarhynchus parvulus chromosome 1A, STF_HiC, whole genome shotgun sequence:
aaagattacatgagaaaaaacacacaggaaGTAGTTAGCTGATGAGTTAACTCAATTAGCTAACTCAATTATTTTCCTAATGTTTTTTTGAATtgaggttgttcagcctggagaagggaaagcacCAGGGAGACCTAATTTCAGCCTTCCAGCTACATGTAAAAAGTAGCTGTCCCTATTTCTAAACACCAAGGGGTGTTTAGAAATAGAGAGAGCCACTTTTTACATGGGCAGGTAGTCCTAGGACAAGGGGGTTATGTTTTAAAccaaaagaggagagatttaggtatgatactgggaagaaatcctttaaTATGAGGGTGGAAGGCACTggtacaggttgcccagagaagctgtggttgttccatccctggaaatgttcaaggccatgTTTtgctcaggagctctgagcGACCTtggatagtggaaggtgcccatGCCGGGGGTTGGATCTGGGTGATCTTTGatgccccttccaacccaaaccattctgtgatgaCAATACAATTCTGTGATGAAGGTGTATAAAATGCTTCAGTTCTAACTCTAGAGCATGCACTCCTTGCCTTCAGAGCAGGTGTTTTGTTTCACTTGACGTAAGGGAAAACAGAAGCTAAACTAGCTTTCAGGCCAGGTGTGCCCTGGCCATGGAGCTAACTGGGACAATTAGTTCAGATGTAATTATGCCCTTACTGCTTTTACTTTCTGTGTGGGATCAGAGGTTGGTACTTGTGACTACAGAGCCACTCCAGCTCAAGGAAATCACCATAGAAGAAAAGAGAGGCAGCCACAACAGTTTGTCTCTTTCTCTAGTTTTTTCCAGGTAGGGATTGTGGGTCACGGTAGAAGACAGAGAGATAAAAGTGGTGAATCAGATTCTTCTGTCCTTTTCACAGACGTACCCCAAATGTGCATTCCCTAGTGCTTTGTCATGTCTGAACTTCAAATGCAATAATGGAGGGGAAATTCCACTATATCCTTTGGGAAACTGTCCAGCAATCCTgagatggcttttttttttccttttcccctccctaaAAGAGTAGACTAAATGATGATGTAGTTTCTCTCTAGTCTATAGCTTAGTCCACACACACCAGAGCTACTCCTCTCAACCCATGTGGTTTACAGCCTTCAAATATCTTGTGTCTTGTGTCATGTACTATTTACCTGTTAATCTAATTTGAATGTTCCTATGTTTTgttaattaatttctgtgatCATTTGCAATGAATTTCAGACCTACACAGAGATCTGCAAAGAGAGCCATCAGCTCCAAAGAACAGGCAAAATCAGAGAGAACTTTTAAACTCGGCTAGAAGAGGCCAATAGTATTTGTCCACCTTGCCCCATGAAAATCAATGgagatttttgaaaattttcttgttCTCTGGGTGCCTTCTGGTACCCCCTTTTGGGTCTGAGATAACCAGCCATGGCCACCACTTTCCCTAAGTTGCCCTGTGGCTATTGCATAGAGCTCAGCATCTCTGCTCTACGACCAAAGTCACTTTCTGCGGTTGCATGTGAAACTAAAAAGACACCAGTGGGGTTATTTTGGTATTACTCTCATCTTCAAGCTTACATGTGGTGTTTGCCTATTCTCAGTCTTTGTTTCCCAGCTCTTATCACCCACTAGGTATGtggtgttggtttttgtttttaccaGCTGCAGTAGAAGCAGTGAATTAGATCCATATATCATTGTGAAGtagtaacagaaaaaataatttttcttcagcaggATGTGTCGCTAATGGAGTCTGAAGAAACCAGTGAGGGAGGTACCACTcccccaggagccagcagcatcACTGGGGAAGCCTGGGATTCTTCAGCCGTGGAAGAAGAGTATCATGCCACTCATATAGCAGCCAAAATGAGCACGAGCCCATCTAACTCTGCAAAGGGACCAGAGCTCAGCACACCCAAGGACTGCCTTGCTGCttcagggaaagcagcagagatgctgggCAGACCCTCTAACTCTATGCAAAAAGCACCAGCAGGACTGGACCAAGGCCAAAGGGATACAGAGCCTCAAAAGGGACTCTCAGAACTGgaagaagaaatgcttttagAGGAGGGTGGACTGGATTATTCTCTGAAACTTAGGCAATTGGAACTGGTTGACCTGGAAAGCAACCAGGGCCCTTCCTCTCACAGCAGAGTCCAGGAtgaggcagcccctggcagcccagTCCTGCAGGCTGTGAAGCTCAGCACTGAGTTTCCTCAGTGCCAAGCAGAACTGGCTTTTCATGGCTCAGACCCTCAGGCCCAGGAAACGAAATCCCCTTTGGCTAATGCCATTTCCTCTCAGAGGGAGACACCTAAGTGCTTTTTGGTGTGTAAAACTGTTTCAGAAGGACATTATAAGGCTGAGCCCTTTCTGGGTAACATCTTGAAGGACTCTTTGCAGGAGCTTGAtgctggtgcagagcaggagcaaagcacCAAAAAGTTGGCACCAGCATCTGATGAGCAGCCTACCTCAGAGGGAGCAGTAGAAGACACAGCTAAACCTTACACTTCTGAAGATGTTCAGGAAAGCTTAAGAGCACCCCAAAGTTTGGAAAAGAATACAGATTCTTCCTCTTCCCATCAGTTAACTTCCACCTTAACATGTGACAGCCAAATGAGTTCACTACAAGCAGAAGGAAACAACTCATCTGGTGAAACAGGGAGTACCATGATGGTCAAAGACCAGGGAATGgttcttaaaaaaaactcaTCTGCTTCCAAATGCCTTCATCTAGAAGATCATCACAGAAAAACTGAGGGCAGGTCTGCCCCTGCAGCAAAAAAtgctttccaaggaaaaagTACTTCTAAAAGGACAGAGGAAGTGAATGCTTCATGGCATAAGGAGCCAGCTTGGGAGGAGGCAGTGTCTGAACTTCAgcaagaagaggaggaggaagaatgCAAAGAGCAGAATTTGCTGGAAGAAGGCAAACCTTTGGAACTCAAAGATCAGAAGAACAAGGAACAAAATGAGCAGGAACAACTGCCAAGAGAAGAGCTTAGACTGGGGGAAGAGCTGAAACTAGAGCTTTTATCATCAGCTTTTGGGTCACAGATACCTTCTGTTCCCAGGCATAACATGGATGTATGTGGTTTGGAGTATGCTTCCTTGTCTGAGCAAACAGGACCAGTATTTCTTCCTGGGGAACGTGTCTCTGTGGATCGGCATCCTAGTGAGGACGTGCTGCTGAAATCTCATGTCACAGAAGCAGGTTCTGGATGTCAGCTACCTGCTGTCGGCCCTCTGTCCTCAAATAACCAGAACCCAGGGGGGGAAACTCCACATATGTGCCAGGTTTCTGACCAAGCAGAAGACCTGGAGGACTCTGGCCGCTTTTCCATCGGTGGTCAGGATATTGGAGAAGCTCACTGGGATGATAAGACACGACTGGGCAGGGAGAATGAGCACAGTGATGATCATGGAAAAGCTGTCCAGAGGTTTGATAAAAGAGATGCATCACTCTGTGGAGGGGTGACAGCACCTTTTAGTGCAGAGAACCCAGAGGCTCTTGTTCCAGCACACCTTTCCTCTGGTACCAGTAACTTGGAGCCACCTGATCACATAGATCTTCATCCTGTAACAGGAAAAGCTGAGCTTTGGGACTTCATTCCAGCTTCCCCCTCAGAGATCACCTCAGCAGTGTCAGCATCTGTTCCAGAGCAGGATGGTGGCAGAATAGCCTCTGTGACCTCTGAGCACTGTCCTGGCACCAGCCTGAACAAGCTGCCAGACCCTGCAGGGAAACCACCCAAacaagctgctcctgcacaagAGTGGAACCCAACACCAGCAGAAACTGCTGTTGTAAGGACAGGTGCAAGGGAGGCCAAGACTTCCTATGAAATCCCTATTTCTGAGGAAAGCTTTCCTGAGGACCTTAGTGGCCCATCTTCTTTCTCTGTAATGTACATGAGCTCCCTTCCTCTACAAGGGGGCTTTCCTGGAGATAGGAGGTCTGTGGCTAGTATTGCAGGACCTCTGGAAGTATCCCAAACACCAGGAAGGACTTCCACTCCCCTGAACCACCCAGAGACAATTCAGCAAATCTCTCCCCAAAAAAGTGCCCTTatacaaggaaaagaaagggcaGCAGATGTGGATTGTAAAGCACAAGTGCCTTTATTTGATGAGCCTGACTGCAGTTTATACCAAAAAGAGCCTGGATCCAGAATTTCCAGTGTCCTGAGCACCCTAACTTGGCCCTCCAAAGATGATATGGTCCTTGCTGTGAACCAGCAAGGacctctgtcccctgtgtcccactCAAGCCTACCTCTGGTGTCTGAGTCTGATCCCAAACagcttcctcatcctccttcccATGTCCAAAGGCCCAGTCAAGCTCAGGCCGCTGCACTCCACGCAAATCACCTTGTTTCACCTCCAGCCCCTGAAGGTCACCAGCTGTTGGCTCCTGGACTGCACTTCAGGCCCCCCCTCAGCTGTGGGATGGATGATGGTAAGCTGGGAGCCATTCACCCTGCTCCAAGCTGTCCTCTCCGGTCTGCCACCTCTGCATTTGATACCAACTCCGTGGCCTCTGCTTCTGATGGAGAAAGTCTAGCAGAGAGAGATGACCTTGTTCCAGTGAGTAGAGAGTGGGATCTTGGTGACTCAGGTCCCCATGATACAGAGACTTCTGATGACTCAGGGGTCAGTTTGCTGACCAAAAGTTTTTTGGCTCTTGGAAACGAAATGTTGGTTGGCTGCTCTGACACCAGCCCTGAAATAGCAGATCACAACATGGATATAGAGAGTGGAAAATCCTCACCTGACCAGCCTTCTTGGCCCTCGTTGGAAGGCTTGATAACATCCCCAGACTCCAAAAGCAGAGAGTCTCCACCGCTCCTTCCAATGCTTGCATTCACCAATCCTATTCACTTCCTCCGGCTCAGCCCTCCATCACTGCTGACCACCAGAACAACCTGCCAGGACAAGGAGCTACGATGGGAGCAGCCCACAGGTAGCTTCAGTGGGGACACAAAGAACATCCAGGCTCCACTGGCAgtcacagagaaaacagaaggtgAGAGGAGAGTCAGGCaaaggctggaaggaggagagcACCAGCCAAAGCAAGAAAAGGCCAAACATGCACCCTTGGAAAAATCATCAAGTTGGCCAGACAAAAAAAACATTGGGGTAGCTATGCAGGACCCAGCAGGCAATCAAGAAAACCCAATTAAAAGCCGAGTAAAAACAAAGGACTGGCACCGTCAGGGCCTGAAGAGGATGTCAGTACCACCAGACATCTTGCAGCGTGAGTCCTCtcttccatttcccttcctccttcccccctccaACTTAGAACAGTTATCAAGAAGTAggattaaattaaataaagaatatGATGGAGAGGCATGAGAGTAGAGAGCTTAGCATGGCTCTTGTGCCTTTCTGGTGATATTCCTTGCTCCAGCCCTACAGCCCTCTCCTATCCTGCCCCAAGCTTCCCTTTCCAGCTGTCccctctttcctctctgctgtccTCTGTATCCTGCTTGTTCCCTTGAGTGATGCATCCTTGAAGGATGCACTCTGGGGCTCCGTCTCCCCATGCCACACTAATACCTGCTACAATAAACTTATTTCATGGATCCCTGAGGCAGTAAAGAAGAGCCATGCACACACCCTCAGTAGCCCATATCTCTTATCAGTTGTTTATTTGCTACCTCCCCTTATTTTGCAACTGGCACTTTTAAGTTCCCACTTGACCTTTTAAAAAAGATCATATTCCTGTGAGCGCAGGATTTAAGAGTACAGATAAGAAGGGAAATATGTCAAACCCAAGGTCCCAGCTTGCACAGAAGTCAAATCACTGATGTCACAAGAGGAAAACATGCATCTTCTGTAATACAGCTCATTCAGCAGTACTTGCTATCAGGATGTATATATGTTCTTTACTATACCTTACGTGAACTTTAAATAATTACTTCTTTTTAGCTCTTGCTTTAGTCTATTTTTGAAGCTCTGAAACATGCTGTATTTTTGGcacaggggaaaaggagggggtTATGGAAGGGTGTAAAAGGTTTGGAAGAACTTGAATCTCAAGATTTGTTAATATGT
This window contains:
- the ARHGEF5 gene encoding rho guanine nucleotide exchange factor 5, with protein sequence MRASPSYLRGSCRIALSSDLSLFQAEQTERLQPLVVWLSLNDLHPYRPVAGRSQERGQSCRVRRGPSATLPCPAPPRCRRSAAAGPARQSGRPACLPVGVPGSPGAALGTHDIPAAPRRAAARRWPRGAEGGRRWPRSRDVSPAQQDVSLMESEETSEGGTTPPGASSITGEAWDSSAVEEEYHATHIAAKMSTSPSNSAKGPELSTPKDCLAASGKAAEMLGRPSNSMQKAPAGLDQGQRDTEPQKGLSELEEEMLLEEGGLDYSLKLRQLELVDLESNQGPSSHSRVQDEAAPGSPVLQAVKLSTEFPQCQAELAFHGSDPQAQETKSPLANAISSQRETPKCFLVCKTVSEGHYKAEPFLGNILKDSLQELDAGAEQEQSTKKLAPASDEQPTSEGAVEDTAKPYTSEDVQESLRAPQSLEKNTDSSSSHQLTSTLTCDSQMSSLQAEGNNSSGETGSTMMVKDQGMVLKKNSSASKCLHLEDHHRKTEGRSAPAAKNAFQGKSTSKRTEEVNASWHKEPAWEEAVSELQQEEEEEECKEQNLLEEGKPLELKDQKNKEQNEQEQLPREELRLGEELKLELLSSAFGSQIPSVPRHNMDVCGLEYASLSEQTGPVFLPGERVSVDRHPSEDVLLKSHVTEAGSGCQLPAVGPLSSNNQNPGGETPHMCQVSDQAEDLEDSGRFSIGGQDIGEAHWDDKTRLGRENEHSDDHGKAVQRFDKRDASLCGGVTAPFSAENPEALVPAHLSSGTSNLEPPDHIDLHPVTGKAELWDFIPASPSEITSAVSASVPEQDGGRIASVTSEHCPGTSLNKLPDPAGKPPKQAAPAQEWNPTPAETAVVRTGAREAKTSYEIPISEESFPEDLSGPSSFSVMYMSSLPLQGGFPGDRRSVASIAGPLEVSQTPGRTSTPLNHPETIQQISPQKSALIQGKERAADVDCKAQVPLFDEPDCSLYQKEPGSRISSVLSTLTWPSKDDMVLAVNQQGPLSPVSHSSLPLVSESDPKQLPHPPSHVQRPSQAQAAALHANHLVSPPAPEGHQLLAPGLHFRPPLSCGMDDGKLGAIHPAPSCPLRSATSAFDTNSVASASDGESLAERDDLVPVSREWDLGDSGPHDTETSDDSGVSLLTKSFLALGNEMLVGCSDTSPEIADHNMDIESGKSSPDQPSWPSLEGLITSPDSKSRESPPLLPMLAFTNPIHFLRLSPPSLLTTRTTCQDKELRWEQPTGSFSGDTKNIQAPLAVTEKTEGERRVRQRLEGGEHQPKQEKAKHAPLEKSSSWPDKKNIGVAMQDPAGNQENPIKSRVKTKDWHRQGLKRMSVPPDILQQVSSVPAEEEAHKAHREPPVSSETVIMREKKSADTTENFKRRHSKLINSSRLLYQEYSDVALNKAIQSQKRVDYPEDIESSFPSSPRLRRKVLSPQDSYLQRLSVSSNASLWQDIPMIRGSRILLNMSREEQRLQEAKFELIISEASYLRSLNVAVDHFQRSAELQAMLTNQERQWLFSRLSDVRDVSASFLFDLEEKFEEDMFTFRVCDVALKHAPDFRRVYLPYVTNQTYQEQTFQRLLNGNAGFQQVLERLESDPVCQRLSLKSFLILPFQRITRLKLLLQNILKRTRPGSEEEVQATQAYDALEKLIKDCNENVQRMKSTEELIYLSQKIEFECKIFPLISQSRRLVKCGELTALDFNNLSPKWKVTTRPIYLHLFNDCLLLSRPKEGGRFVVFDHAAFSYVRGEKCEMKLHGANKNLFRLFLLQNNQGKRVEFLFRTETHSEKLRWISALAPPRGELDLLECPDAPQVQCIKTYKARENDELALEKADIIMVMQYSNDGWIEGVKLSDRERGWFPSEHVENISSKHVRQKNLKEEQRVKNAKQQVFCKK